Proteins encoded by one window of Desulfovibrio ferrophilus:
- the hmcD gene encoding sulfate respiration complex protein HmcD codes for MEHTFYTLLDYMIYSKGWTYTLMGLGLVGMLGFWRFLTGRDKPQRTY; via the coding sequence ATGGAACACACTTTCTACACCCTGCTCGACTACATGATCTACTCCAAGGGCTGGACATACACCCTGATGGGACTGGGTCTGGTTGGCATGCTCGGTTTCTGGCGATTCCTCACTGGGCGCGATAAGCCCCAGCGGACGTACTAA
- the hmcF gene encoding sulfate respiration complex iron-sulfur protein HmcF translates to MPEGKFCNKTPIQTEEALLELLSDTRGNQYYEEMKSLDVDKEDLAKRLKATCKSRIRTWLDICAHCGLCADSCFLYRCNDRDPEQVPSYKVQSTLGEIVRKNGDVDNEFMRHAMDVCWSRCTCCSRCAQYCPHGIDMGQMISYTRGLLYSQGFVPWELKIGSGMHRVYRAQMDVTTEDWVETCEWMAEENEDDYPGLVIPVDVENADIMYTCNAREPKHYPEDVAEAAILFHLAGENWTVPSEGWEQTALCMFAGDWEACKMQVQNVYDAIERLKPKRVIGTECGHAHRASVIEGPYWCGREDGKPPAPYIHYVQWVAEALREGKIKIDPAKRIKELVTLQDSCNYVRNHGLAEITREIISYLVEPGYFVEMEQNKEYNYCCGGGGGFNGVGKYRPQRNIALKTKRDQILATGAKLVIAPCHNCWDAIRDLEEEFEVGIRWTFLKPLLIKMCEVPEHLKPEE, encoded by the coding sequence ATGCCTGAAGGGAAATTCTGTAATAAGACCCCGATTCAGACCGAAGAAGCTCTGCTTGAGCTTCTGTCGGACACCCGGGGCAACCAATACTACGAAGAGATGAAAAGCCTCGACGTGGACAAGGAAGATCTTGCAAAGCGCCTGAAAGCGACTTGCAAGTCCCGAATCCGCACCTGGCTGGACATTTGTGCCCACTGCGGCCTCTGTGCCGACAGCTGTTTCCTGTACCGCTGCAACGATCGCGACCCCGAACAGGTTCCGTCCTACAAGGTCCAGTCCACTCTGGGCGAGATCGTGCGCAAAAACGGCGACGTGGACAACGAGTTCATGCGCCACGCCATGGATGTCTGCTGGTCCCGCTGCACCTGCTGTTCGCGCTGCGCACAGTACTGCCCCCATGGCATCGACATGGGCCAGATGATCTCCTACACCCGCGGCCTGCTCTATTCGCAGGGCTTCGTGCCGTGGGAGTTGAAGATCGGTTCCGGCATGCACCGCGTCTACCGCGCGCAGATGGACGTCACCACCGAAGATTGGGTGGAGACCTGCGAGTGGATGGCCGAGGAAAACGAGGACGATTATCCCGGCCTGGTCATCCCGGTTGATGTGGAAAATGCGGACATCATGTACACCTGTAACGCCCGTGAGCCCAAGCACTATCCCGAGGATGTGGCCGAGGCCGCGATTCTCTTCCATCTGGCGGGCGAGAACTGGACCGTACCCAGCGAAGGCTGGGAACAGACAGCTCTGTGCATGTTCGCTGGCGACTGGGAAGCTTGTAAAATGCAGGTTCAGAACGTCTACGACGCCATTGAGCGTTTGAAGCCCAAGCGGGTTATCGGGACCGAATGTGGTCACGCTCACCGCGCTTCGGTCATCGAAGGCCCTTACTGGTGCGGACGTGAAGACGGAAAGCCCCCGGCGCCCTACATCCACTATGTGCAGTGGGTTGCCGAAGCCCTGCGCGAAGGCAAGATCAAGATTGATCCGGCCAAGCGCATCAAGGAACTCGTCACCCTGCAGGATTCCTGCAACTACGTGCGCAACCACGGCCTGGCCGAGATCACCCGCGAGATCATTAGTTATCTCGTGGAACCCGGCTATTTCGTGGAAATGGAACAGAATAAAGAATATAACTACTGCTGTGGCGGTGGTGGCGGATTCAACGGCGTTGGCAAGTACCGCCCCCAGCGTAACATCGCTCTGAAAACCAAGCGCGATCAGATTCTGGCCACCGGTGCCAAGCTGGTCATCGCTCCCTGCCACAACTGTTGGGATGCGATTCGTGACTTGGAAGAGGAGTTTGAGGTCGGTATCCGTTGGACCTTCTTGAAGCCTTTGCTGATCAAGATGTGCGAGGTGCCCGAGCACCTCAAGCCTGAGGAATAA
- the hmcC gene encoding sulfate respiration complex protein HmcC, producing the protein MSAENTTGRSALTPFTIVAGIIVIIGLILTGLRFMGGLGAVTNLDNNNPWGIWISFDLLCGVALAAGGYTTTAACYLFGIKRYHSAVRPALITAFLGYALVVFALHYDLGRPLRLPYPIFVSQGTSSLLFEVGLCVFIYLSVLFVEFTPIAFEWLGMKKLRNIVHGWTIPLTVMGVVLSTMHQSSLGALYLIAPNKLHPLWYSTYLPLFFFISSMFAGMSMVLFESSLAHKNFHHLMDETHKAESEGVALGFAKACSWIMMGYIGIKFLGIALENKWAWLGTGYGMWFLVELVGFVLMPAISYAIGYRDRNFGLIKITALWTVLGIVLNRFNVSQVAFNWKLPAAERYFPSMAEIGISIFVVTIGILAYRFIVTRMPVFYEHPDYKGEH; encoded by the coding sequence ATGTCCGCTGAAAACACGACCGGCCGTTCGGCTCTCACGCCGTTTACCATTGTGGCCGGAATTATCGTCATCATCGGTCTGATCCTCACCGGTTTGCGCTTCATGGGCGGACTCGGTGCGGTCACCAACCTTGACAACAACAACCCGTGGGGCATCTGGATCAGCTTTGACCTGCTGTGTGGCGTCGCTCTGGCTGCTGGTGGTTATACCACCACGGCCGCCTGCTACCTGTTCGGCATCAAACGCTATCACTCCGCAGTTCGTCCCGCCCTGATCACCGCATTCCTGGGCTACGCCCTGGTGGTCTTCGCCCTGCACTACGATCTGGGCCGCCCCCTGCGCCTGCCCTATCCCATCTTCGTCTCTCAGGGAACGTCTTCCCTGCTGTTCGAAGTGGGCCTGTGCGTGTTCATCTACCTCTCGGTGCTGTTCGTGGAATTCACGCCCATCGCCTTCGAGTGGCTGGGCATGAAAAAACTGCGCAACATCGTTCACGGCTGGACCATTCCTTTGACCGTTATGGGTGTCGTGCTGTCCACCATGCACCAGAGTTCCCTGGGCGCGCTGTACCTCATCGCTCCCAACAAGCTGCATCCACTCTGGTACTCAACCTATCTGCCGCTGTTCTTCTTCATCAGCTCGATGTTCGCGGGCATGTCCATGGTACTCTTTGAGTCCTCCCTGGCGCACAAGAACTTCCACCATCTGATGGACGAGACCCACAAGGCTGAGTCCGAGGGCGTTGCTCTGGGCTTCGCCAAGGCATGCTCCTGGATCATGATGGGCTACATTGGCATCAAGTTCCTGGGAATCGCCCTGGAGAACAAGTGGGCCTGGTTGGGCACCGGTTACGGCATGTGGTTCCTGGTGGAGCTTGTGGGCTTTGTCCTCATGCCTGCCATCTCGTACGCCATCGGCTATCGAGACCGGAACTTCGGCCTGATCAAGATCACCGCACTGTGGACGGTACTGGGCATCGTGCTCAACCGGTTCAACGTGTCTCAGGTGGCCTTCAACTGGAAGCTGCCCGCAGCGGAACGCTACTTCCCCAGCATGGCTGAAATTGGCATTTCCATCTTCGTGGTGACCATTGGCATTCTGGCCTACCGGTTCATCGTGACCCGCATGCCGGTTTTCTACGAGCACCCTGATTACAAGGGCGAACACTAA
- a CDS encoding RrF2 family transcriptional regulator, which yields MRLTTKSRYGAKMFLDIALHCGGGPVRIRDISQRQGISVKYLEKLIRKLKEASYIKSKRGPKGGHIITRPLEDISVGDIVRILEGERQLTDFADSEPGCEEALCLTNRVWVEASKAMFAKLDSISFSELVAEAKACDKAACCLDRPCKAESDEQENK from the coding sequence ATGCGTTTGACGACCAAAAGCCGTTACGGCGCGAAGATGTTTTTGGACATCGCATTGCACTGCGGCGGCGGTCCTGTACGCATTCGCGACATTTCACAGCGCCAGGGAATCTCGGTCAAGTATCTGGAAAAATTGATCCGAAAGCTCAAGGAAGCCAGTTACATCAAGAGCAAGCGTGGCCCCAAGGGCGGACATATTATTACCCGCCCCCTGGAAGATATCTCCGTGGGCGACATCGTCCGCATACTCGAAGGGGAACGTCAGCTCACCGACTTCGCCGACTCGGAACCCGGATGCGAAGAGGCCCTGTGTCTCACGAACCGGGTGTGGGTTGAAGCCAGCAAGGCCATGTTTGCCAAGCTGGACTCCATCTCCTTCTCCGAATTGGTGGCCGAGGCCAAAGCCTGCGACAAAGCCGCCTGCTGCCTGGACCGGCCCTGCAAGGCCGAAAGCGACGAGCAAGAGAACAAGTAA
- a CDS encoding RrF2 family transcriptional regulator, protein MRISTRSRYGTRMMLDIALHSTDGPVRIQDVADRQGLSIKYLEKLIRLLKEAGFIMSKRGPKGGHMPSKPLDQITVGAVVRVLEGDGMLVQCSGGESCCVNEPMCLTRRVWKSAANAMFEKLESITFADLADEMTRLHVDITTIPDLFPEMHDDHCDTAKHMAKSYRHP, encoded by the coding sequence ATGCGTATCTCAACGCGAAGCCGCTACGGAACGAGAATGATGCTCGACATCGCCCTGCACAGTACGGACGGACCCGTTCGTATCCAAGATGTCGCCGACCGCCAGGGACTGTCCATCAAGTACCTGGAAAAACTGATTCGTCTGCTCAAAGAAGCAGGATTCATCATGAGCAAACGTGGCCCAAAGGGCGGGCACATGCCTTCCAAACCTCTGGACCAGATCACAGTGGGCGCCGTGGTCAGAGTCCTTGAGGGTGACGGCATGCTTGTCCAATGCTCGGGAGGCGAGAGCTGCTGCGTCAACGAGCCCATGTGCCTGACGCGCCGGGTCTGGAAATCAGCGGCCAACGCCATGTTCGAAAAGCTGGAGTCCATCACCTTTGCCGACCTGGCCGATGAAATGACACGGCTGCACGTGGACATCACCACCATTCCCGACCTGTTCCCTGAAATGCACGATGACCATTGTGACACGGCCAAACACATGGCGAAATCGTACCGACATCCCTAG
- the hmcB gene encoding sulfate respiration complex iron-sulfur protein HmcB — protein MNRRKFLGLVGATAAVAAAGTSAHAAGNTHFTGHPEANAVLFDATECIGCRKCEDACNKVNELPKPDKPFDDLTVLDTKRRTTEKIYTVVNKYENSKNPNLPVFRKNQCNHCQEPACASACFVKAFKKTPEGAVVYDESLCVGCRYCMIACPWSIPAYEYDEPLTPRVMKCTMCHPRILEGKLPGCVEICPKEALKFGKRDELIKFARNRIEAYPDRYLDHIYGENEMGGTNWLYISGVPFGELGLEEGLGVTSAPELTSGALAAVPVVTGLWPVLLTGLYAIHKTREKIEKKEKDDAVSAALTKAASEAEAKLSSELEKADVANKRKIEVEVKKAVEEALLPKDDDDAPEEEA, from the coding sequence ATGAATCGCAGAAAGTTTCTCGGCCTGGTCGGCGCTACCGCAGCCGTGGCTGCTGCGGGCACTTCCGCACATGCTGCGGGGAACACCCACTTTACGGGTCACCCCGAAGCCAACGCGGTCCTGTTCGATGCCACCGAGTGCATCGGCTGCCGCAAGTGTGAAGACGCCTGCAACAAGGTCAACGAGCTGCCCAAGCCCGACAAGCCGTTTGACGACTTGACTGTCCTGGATACCAAGCGACGTACCACGGAAAAGATTTATACCGTGGTCAACAAATACGAGAACAGCAAGAACCCTAACCTGCCGGTGTTCCGCAAGAATCAGTGCAACCATTGCCAGGAACCTGCCTGCGCCTCAGCCTGTTTCGTCAAGGCCTTCAAAAAGACCCCTGAAGGGGCCGTGGTCTACGACGAGAGCCTGTGCGTGGGTTGTCGCTACTGCATGATTGCCTGTCCCTGGTCCATCCCGGCGTATGAATACGACGAGCCGCTGACTCCCAGAGTCATGAAATGCACCATGTGCCACCCTCGGATCCTCGAAGGCAAACTCCCCGGTTGTGTGGAGATCTGCCCCAAGGAAGCCTTGAAGTTCGGCAAGCGTGATGAGCTGATCAAGTTCGCACGTAACCGCATTGAGGCCTACCCGGACCGCTATCTCGATCACATCTATGGTGAGAACGAGATGGGTGGCACCAACTGGCTGTACATCTCCGGCGTGCCTTTCGGTGAACTTGGCCTTGAAGAAGGTCTGGGTGTGACCAGTGCTCCGGAGCTGACCTCCGGTGCCTTGGCTGCCGTACCCGTTGTCACCGGTTTGTGGCCCGTCCTGCTGACCGGTCTCTACGCGATCCACAAGACTCGCGAAAAGATCGAGAAGAAGGAGAAAGATGACGCGGTATCCGCAGCACTGACCAAGGCCGCATCCGAGGCCGAGGCCAAGCTCTCCAGCGAGCTGGAGAAAGCCGACGTCGCCAACAAGCGCAAAATCGAAGTCGAGGTCAAGAAGGCCGTTGAAGAGGCACTTCTTCCCAAAGACGACGATGATGCGCCGGAGGAGGAAGCCTAA
- the hmcA gene encoding sulfate respiration complex hexadecaheme cytochrome HmcA yields the protein MKKGRFLLRWGAIVALLVTFSLTGIEAMGVVKQPVASGEQRADIIMIDTLKTFGKLEEAPVAFLHDQHTDALKKQGKDCTACHETEKDRLSTKFKRLKDVDMGTVKETYHANCIGCHKEMKSQGQETGPTDVSCRSCHSREVKASSNWKAISMNKSLHYRHIASDAIPKGSEEANCASCHHKFDEQSKKLIPAPGEEGACSYCHKEEATKDVQDIRSASHTSCVSCHVDVAAQKADSGPVTCQGCHSADMQAKVKVVKDVPRLKRNQPDAVLLTVADAKTLATDSKGLMKPVAFDHKAHEAFNDNCQACHHDAIASCATECHTVAGDKKGGFVKLEQAMHKPDSQRSCIGCHNERKAAKDCAGCHALIPEGRTSDQSCSSCHAEDAKLDGTAQIKSMSKEDKAAMATAMIEARKPAGIFKISEIPEKVLISDLVDTYEPAEFPHRKIVETMYAKVAKSELASAFHTSKGTFCQGCHHNSPASENPPRCASCHGKNFDATSNARPGLKAAFHQQCIGCHTAMELEKPAATACADCHKERK from the coding sequence ATGAAGAAGGGTAGATTCCTGCTGCGATGGGGTGCAATCGTCGCACTTTTGGTTACTTTTTCCCTGACCGGGATTGAGGCCATGGGTGTGGTGAAGCAGCCTGTTGCCAGTGGCGAACAGCGCGCCGATATCATCATGATCGACACGCTGAAGACCTTTGGGAAGCTTGAAGAGGCGCCGGTGGCCTTCCTCCATGACCAGCACACCGACGCTCTCAAGAAGCAAGGCAAGGACTGTACAGCGTGTCACGAGACCGAGAAGGATCGCCTGTCCACCAAGTTCAAACGTCTGAAGGACGTGGACATGGGCACCGTCAAGGAAACGTATCACGCCAACTGTATTGGTTGTCACAAAGAGATGAAGAGTCAGGGCCAGGAAACCGGCCCCACCGACGTCTCCTGTCGCAGCTGTCACAGCAGGGAAGTGAAGGCTTCTTCCAATTGGAAGGCCATCAGCATGAACAAATCCCTGCACTACCGGCACATCGCCTCTGACGCCATCCCCAAGGGGAGCGAGGAAGCCAACTGTGCCTCCTGTCATCACAAGTTTGATGAGCAGAGCAAGAAGCTTATCCCCGCCCCCGGCGAGGAAGGCGCATGCTCTTACTGCCACAAGGAAGAGGCCACCAAGGACGTCCAGGACATCCGCAGTGCCTCTCACACCTCCTGCGTGAGTTGCCACGTGGACGTCGCCGCCCAGAAGGCCGATTCCGGCCCCGTAACCTGCCAGGGCTGTCACAGCGCTGACATGCAGGCCAAGGTCAAGGTGGTCAAGGACGTTCCCAGGCTCAAGCGCAACCAGCCCGACGCCGTGCTGCTCACTGTTGCCGACGCCAAGACTCTGGCAACCGACAGCAAGGGCCTGATGAAGCCCGTGGCCTTTGATCACAAGGCTCATGAGGCCTTCAATGACAATTGCCAGGCCTGCCATCACGACGCCATCGCCTCTTGCGCCACCGAGTGCCACACCGTGGCCGGCGACAAGAAGGGTGGATTCGTCAAGCTCGAGCAAGCCATGCACAAGCCTGATTCCCAGCGCAGCTGCATTGGCTGTCACAACGAGCGCAAGGCCGCCAAGGACTGTGCCGGCTGTCACGCCCTCATCCCCGAGGGACGGACCAGCGATCAGTCCTGTTCTTCCTGTCATGCCGAGGACGCAAAGCTGGACGGTACCGCCCAGATCAAGTCCATGAGCAAGGAAGACAAGGCCGCCATGGCTACCGCGATGATTGAAGCCCGCAAGCCGGCTGGCATCTTCAAGATCTCCGAGATCCCTGAAAAGGTGCTCATCTCTGATCTCGTTGATACCTACGAGCCTGCAGAATTCCCCCATCGCAAGATCGTTGAGACCATGTACGCCAAGGTTGCCAAAAGCGAACTGGCGAGCGCCTTCCACACTTCCAAGGGCACCTTCTGCCAGGGTTGTCACCATAACAGCCCCGCATCCGAGAATCCGCCGCGCTGCGCAAGCTGCCACGGCAAGAACTTTGATGCGACGAGCAATGCGCGCCCCGGCCTGAAGGCGGCCTTCCACCAGCAGTGTATCGGTTGTCATACCGCTATGGAGCTGGAGAAGCCCGCGGCAACGGCTTGCGCCGATTGCCACAAGGAACGGAAGTAA
- the hmcE gene encoding sulfate respiration complex protein HmcE, which produces MYEFLTGPMLWVTFSILIVGCIAKVVMYFKGLSWQLDRVAYTKHRALGIKWAFKSIFYWLVPFGSRSWREKPGMTILFFTFHVGIVFVPLFLEAHAVILRERWGIGWPAMPSSLADGLTIAMLVAGIMLIVRRITLPEVRIITTAKDYAILAITMAPFVTGLACRLHLPGYETWLLAHVITGHLMLLAIPFTKLSHMVLFFCSRAQIGMDFGIKRGGERGRGIVW; this is translated from the coding sequence ATGTATGAATTCCTGACCGGCCCCATGCTGTGGGTGACGTTCAGCATCCTGATTGTCGGTTGCATCGCCAAGGTCGTGATGTACTTCAAGGGCTTGTCCTGGCAATTGGATCGGGTTGCTTACACGAAGCACCGCGCATTGGGCATCAAATGGGCGTTCAAGTCCATATTCTACTGGCTGGTTCCTTTCGGTAGCCGTAGCTGGCGGGAGAAGCCCGGGATGACCATCCTGTTCTTCACCTTCCACGTCGGCATCGTCTTTGTCCCGCTGTTCCTTGAGGCTCACGCAGTGATCCTGAGAGAACGTTGGGGGATCGGATGGCCTGCCATGCCTTCGTCCCTGGCCGATGGGTTGACCATCGCCATGCTCGTCGCTGGCATCATGCTCATCGTCCGTCGCATTACGCTGCCGGAAGTGCGCATCATCACGACCGCCAAGGATTACGCAATCCTGGCCATTACCATGGCTCCTTTTGTCACTGGTCTGGCCTGTCGCCTGCACCTGCCCGGTTACGAGACCTGGCTGCTGGCACACGTAATCACCGGGCATCTGATGCTCTTGGCCATTCCGTTCACCAAACTGTCGCACATGGTGCTGTTTTTCTGCTCCCGTGCTCAGATTGGCATGGACTTCGGAATTAAGCGCGGCGGCGAACGCGGCCGTGGCATTGTCTGGTAG
- a CDS encoding PAS domain S-box protein produces the protein MAGKIYSFRHSLLTKVILTVSLTLFACISVWSYFNTHFQKRTIMENMVDGAVSLSDTIRLATHYAMLHNSRDDIRHITRNVGRQRDVERIRVYDKSGTIQFSSHSTEEGQTTNIKAEACDVCHKTEPPNIRVPLDERTRIFTATSGSRMLGVLTPIYNEPTCSGPPCHFHPPDKEVLGALDVVISLQDMDENLRSFEMHSFAIAAFAFLFTTYLVLIFVVRFVREPIRKLIDGTRLIARGERIPMEDVDEADEMGQLVTAINRMGREIREQQDELNRQRDEYQNLFENVPCQITVQDRNFRLIQYNREFEERFAPAPGDFCYHAYKNRDSKCENCPVEGTFRDGLPRYSEECGLNKDGSPAHWIVHTQPIRNDRGEVVAAMEMCLDITPRKLLEEKLEESERKYHAIFNQIPNPVFVLDDATLDILDCNQSVEPVYGYTCNEIKGTSFLDLFTGGDLEEIKKTLRRGGTINRTGHIAKSGQHILVDVMVAASEYSDRKVLLAITRDMTKRLATEQQLIQASKMATLGEMSTGVAHELNQPLSVLRTISGFFMRKLRNKEPIDEQTFIQMAQGVDENVERAAKIIEHMREFGYKSDLKLEKVHINQVIEKAFSIFDQQFKVRNIDVVWDLGENLPPILAEPNRLEQVVINLLINARDAVEERREKEPDHPGPDQVLLSTIYEKGKVTITVEDTGSGFPSAISGKLFEPFFTTKEVGKGTGLGLSISYGIVKDYRGDIRAERGDSGGARFVIAFSAADKDSDVPDWS, from the coding sequence ATGGCAGGAAAAATCTACAGTTTCCGACACAGCTTGCTGACCAAGGTCATCCTTACGGTGAGCCTTACCCTGTTTGCCTGTATCTCTGTGTGGTCGTATTTCAATACCCATTTTCAAAAACGAACCATCATGGAAAACATGGTGGACGGGGCAGTCAGCCTGTCCGATACCATTCGTCTGGCCACGCACTATGCCATGCTCCACAACTCCCGTGATGATATCCGCCACATCACGCGCAACGTGGGGCGCCAGCGCGACGTGGAACGCATCCGGGTGTACGACAAATCCGGTACCATCCAGTTCTCCAGTCACAGCACCGAGGAAGGCCAGACCACCAACATCAAGGCCGAAGCCTGCGACGTCTGCCACAAGACCGAACCGCCTAATATCCGGGTCCCTCTTGACGAACGCACCCGCATCTTCACGGCCACATCAGGCTCTCGCATGCTGGGTGTGCTGACTCCCATCTACAATGAACCCACCTGCTCGGGACCTCCCTGCCACTTCCATCCGCCGGACAAGGAAGTGCTCGGGGCATTGGATGTTGTCATCTCTCTTCAGGATATGGACGAAAACCTGCGCAGCTTCGAAATGCACAGTTTCGCCATTGCGGCCTTCGCCTTCCTCTTCACCACCTATCTGGTCTTGATTTTCGTTGTGCGCTTCGTCCGTGAACCCATCCGCAAACTCATAGACGGCACCCGGCTCATTGCCAGGGGAGAGCGCATCCCCATGGAAGATGTGGACGAGGCTGATGAAATGGGGCAGTTGGTCACCGCCATCAACCGCATGGGCCGCGAAATCCGTGAGCAGCAGGACGAACTCAACCGCCAACGCGACGAGTACCAGAACCTGTTCGAAAATGTGCCCTGTCAGATCACTGTGCAGGACAGAAATTTCCGTTTGATCCAATACAACCGCGAATTCGAAGAACGCTTTGCCCCTGCTCCGGGTGATTTCTGCTACCACGCCTACAAGAACCGGGACAGCAAATGCGAAAACTGCCCGGTGGAAGGAACCTTCCGTGATGGTCTGCCCCGCTATTCCGAAGAGTGCGGACTGAACAAGGACGGTTCTCCGGCTCACTGGATCGTTCACACCCAGCCCATCCGCAACGACAGGGGTGAAGTCGTCGCAGCCATGGAGATGTGCCTGGACATCACCCCCCGCAAATTGCTGGAAGAAAAACTTGAGGAATCCGAACGCAAGTACCACGCCATCTTCAACCAGATTCCAAACCCGGTTTTCGTCCTGGACGACGCCACTCTGGACATCCTGGATTGCAACCAAAGCGTCGAGCCCGTCTACGGATACACCTGCAACGAGATCAAGGGCACGAGCTTCCTGGACCTGTTTACAGGTGGAGATCTCGAGGAAATCAAGAAGACCCTGAGGAGAGGCGGCACCATCAACCGCACTGGGCATATCGCCAAGTCAGGACAACACATCCTGGTCGATGTCATGGTGGCTGCTTCCGAATACTCCGACCGCAAGGTACTGCTGGCCATCACCAGAGACATGACCAAGCGGCTGGCAACGGAGCAGCAGCTCATTCAGGCCAGCAAGATGGCTACACTGGGTGAAATGAGTACAGGCGTGGCTCACGAACTGAACCAGCCGCTATCCGTGCTGCGCACCATCTCGGGATTCTTCATGCGCAAATTGCGCAACAAGGAACCCATCGACGAGCAGACCTTCATTCAGATGGCTCAGGGCGTTGATGAAAACGTCGAGCGTGCCGCCAAGATCATCGAGCACATGCGGGAATTCGGATACAAGTCCGATCTCAAGCTGGAGAAAGTCCATATCAACCAGGTCATTGAAAAGGCCTTCAGTATCTTCGACCAACAATTCAAGGTTCGCAATATCGATGTGGTTTGGGATTTGGGCGAGAACCTGCCTCCCATCCTTGCCGAACCAAACCGACTGGAGCAGGTCGTCATCAATCTGCTGATCAACGCGCGAGACGCTGTAGAGGAACGTCGGGAAAAAGAACCCGATCATCCTGGCCCTGATCAAGTCCTGCTCAGCACTATCTATGAAAAGGGCAAGGTGACCATCACGGTGGAGGACACCGGATCGGGATTCCCCAGTGCCATCTCGGGCAAGTTGTTCGAACCCTTCTTCACCACCAAGGAAGTAGGCAAGGGCACAGGGCTGGGCCTGTCCATCAGCTATGGCATCGTCAAAGATTACAGAGGCGACATCCGTGCAGAGCGCGGCGATTCGGGGGGGGCCCGATTCGTCATTGCATTTTCTGCTGCGGACAAGGACAGCGACGTACCGGACTGGTCGTAG